Proteins encoded in a region of the Oscarella lobularis chromosome 5, ooOscLobu1.1, whole genome shotgun sequence genome:
- the LOC136187153 gene encoding uncharacterized protein, with product MDPSDIRNNVSAVMENIRRQFGDDASNSLSVELLEIVQSAFYNSDRRRVPLDMLSEHAKSEDVKILFYLVGFEEDDGCLIFNPSAPTDGLAVLFDVLQDAAIQQSTMQETTHEESSAPAPVMAAAATPAMESVTQAYKASESVESGDPITVSAHLSYHFFMRFFLLSTQMSSQMVPEALVEQVRISIDAIETATRTLGVMKPLSQPFRLWNDLKEEVVKIVSRTLSSRANLTNQMLHFANELLTDIKRECPNPCSSLFYYMHLTKMILMVTSSGGQVKREDAERFVHLEIPLDRLSEKYKRSFELLKKHFLTQLGGNLRSEDIREMQQASHWQSLAFLQNFRSLAEPEPDSGLPRCPNAPKEASDRRIEFSSFSHESVPFGPPLGSASSLEAERESIRAQMQEFRNRGRGQGDMQSDSYPIDDSGVSDRFDDNRYTDDNSTSAEALRGEFGDEERESIDEEKEEIEERDDGGTEKERIQAERDDEKDEVEIDYPEGQESGEGSGETAPPPPRPAATPIQPVIQPQPQSVPQSQPVTEPQPSFRTRPGESDARAKAREAALRRFQQQAQATPQPRASAPPPQRQQSSPAHTKRSSAKTKRKSDSPASISISRLSAASSSSTSTPPSRVQQQQQQQREKATVTPSPPPVAAAAAAAPKSAPPITPVSRMPPRAPTTAPAAAAAPRAVASQTRRDGPAAPKLTSESMSISVPTATPPPTVGTKPTLAAIPTPQSRGRREGTSPLERRFAGMTIERIPDLMASIKTEQDAEEASFILDSLREPTQLQRAHADRELKQLHEFAERNPSPVVYNALQHQFRQREADCTEQQTAVETLEKAIAEVAEMTRRSRRVELTELNPKVLVECIEETLETIRDDHAKMVALLRKWLPYAPRDVLVTICEKLAIERQGDDPKVWIEQIRKRDEESIELSE from the exons ATGGATCCGAGCGACATTCGTAACAATGTATCCGCCGTCATG GAGAATATACGGCGCCagttcggcgacgatgcATCGAATTCCCTATCCGTCGAATTACTGGAGATCGTACAATCGGCCTTTTATAATTccgatcgtcgccgagtcCCGTTAG ACATGCTCTCTGAACACGCCAAGTCTGAAGACGTGAAAATTCTCTTCTATCTCGTTGGATTCGAAGAG GATGATGGCTGTCTTATCTTCAATCCCTCTGCACCCACGGACGGTTTAGCAGTGCTATTTGATGTTCTTCAAGACGCCGCTATTCAGCAATCGACCATGCAAGAGACCACTCATGAAGAATCTTCAGCACCTGCACCCGTCatggcagcagcagcaacgcCAGCAATGGAATCAGTCACTCAAGCCTACAAAGCATCTGAATCGGTGGAATCAG GCGATCCTATTACCGTTTCTGCTCACCTGTCTTATCATTTCTTcatgcgtttttttctcctgtCGACCCAAATGAGCAGCCAAATGGTGCCAGAGGCTTTAGTGGAACAGGTTCGCATCAGTATTGACGCCATTGAAACGGCAACGCGCACGCTTGGCGTTATGAAGCCCCTATCGCAGCCTTTTCGCCTTTGGAATGATCTGAAGGAAGAGGTTGTGAAAATTGTCAGCAGAACGCTGAGCAGTCGAGCAAATCTAACAAATCAGATGCTTCATTTTGCCAATGAACTCCTGACCGACATCAAACGGGAATGTCCTAATCCTTGCAGCAGCCTATTCTATTACATGCATCTCACAAAGATGATTTTGATGGTTACATCGTCTGGCGGACAAGTGAAACGAGAAGACGCCGAGAGATTCGTTCACTTGGAGATTCCCTTAGATCGCCTTTCGGAGAAGTACAAACGATCTTTTGAACTTCTGAAAAAGCACTTTCTGACACAGCTAGGGGGGAATTTGCGCTCAGAAGACATTCGCGAAATGCAGCAGGCTTCTCATTGGCAGTCTCTTGCATTTCTTCAAAATTTTCGCTCGCTTGCCGAACCGGAACCCGATTCCGGACTGCCCCGGTGTCCCAATGCACCAAAAGAGGCTAGCGATCGAAGAATcgaattctcgtcgttctctcaCGAGAGCGTGCCGTTTGGACCGCCGCTGGGCAGTGCTAGCAGCCTCGAAGCCGAACGAGAATCAATACGAGCTCAAATGCAGGAGTTTAGAAATCGTggaagaggacaaggagaTATGCAATCAGATTCCTATCCTATTGACGACAGCGGCGTGTCGGATAGATTCGACGATAATCGATATACTGACGACAATAGCACTTCGGCGGAGGCACTGAGAGGCGAatttggcgacgaagaacgcgaatcgattgacgaagaaaaagaagagatagaAGAGAGGGACGACGGCGGAacggaaaaggagagaatACAAGcggaaagagacgacgagaaggatgaagtcgaaatcgactATCCAGAGGGGCAAGAATCGGGGGAAGGATCGGGCGAGACtgcgcctccgccgccgcggccgGCTGCGACGCCAATTCAGCCAGTTATTCAACCGCAGCCACAGTCAGTTCCTCAGTCTCAACCGGTCACTGAACCTCAGCCGTCATTTCGGACGAGACCGGGAGAAAGCGACGCTCGAGCGAAAGCTCGCGAAGCGGCGCTGAGAAGATTTCAGCAGCAGGCGCAGGCGACGCCTCAGCCTCGCGCAtccgcgccgccgccacaaCGGCAACAATCGAGTCCGGCTCACACCAAACGCTCGTCGGCTAAAACCAAACGTAAATCTGATTCTCCtgcttcgatttcgatttctcgcctGTCAGctgcgtcgtcatcgtcgacctCAACTCCACCTTCCCGTGttcaacaacaacaacaacaacaacgagaaaaagcgacTGTGACTCCGTCACCACCTCCtgtagcagcagcagcggcagccgCTCCTAAATCAGCTCCTCCGATTACGCCCGTTTCAAGAATGCCTCCTCGCGCGCCGACAACTGCTCCGGCAGCGGCTGCCGCACCCAGAGCCGTCGCTTCTCAAACGAGGAGAGACGGTCCCGCTGCTCCGAAGCTCACTTCAGAGTCCATGTCAATTTCCGTTCCGACGGCTACTCCTCCACCCACGGTCGGGACGAAGCCGACGCTCGCTGCTATACCCACTCCTCAGTcgcgaggaagaagagaaggaacgTCAC CATTggagcgtcgtttcgccggtATGACTATCGAGCGAATTCCCGACCTCATGGCCTCGATCAAGACTGAGCAAGACGCGGAAGAAGCCAGTTTCATTCTCGACAGTTTGCGCGAACCGACCCAATTACAACGTGCACACGCCGATCGGGAATTGAAGCAGCTTCATGAATTCGCGGAGCGGAACCCGTCGCCGGTCGTCTACAACGCATTGCAGCATCAATTCCGACAAAGAGAAGCCGATTGCACGGAGCAGCAAACAGCCGTGGAGACTTTGGAAAAAGCGATAGCGGAGGTAGCCGAAATGACGCGtcggtcgcgtcgcgtcgaattGACCGAGCTCAATCCCAAAGTCCTCGTCGAGTGCATCGAGGAGACCCTCGAAACGATACGAGACGATCACGCGAAGATGGTCGCGCTTTTGCGCAAGTGGTTGCCGTACGCGCCGCGCGACGTTCTCGTAACGATATGCGAGAAGTTGGCCATCGAACGCCAGGGCGACGATCCGAAGGTGTGGATCGAACAGATACGgaagagagacgaagagTCCATAGAGTTGAGCGAGTGA
- the LOC136187160 gene encoding transmembrane channel-like protein 3 — protein sequence MADLTPETPLLAEANERLVDEDLPYSRVYPAGISRSEYVRRQRYAGVRSRSKNNLSNEAKGDALPLSLEAAEFDVYSSVLQQQEILDNIKAEPWAMAKKIQCYRNVKASIEEKEESLAMLKNINYRGLQAVGGMAQKVKALSKSWKLWETPIQLVEGYFGTGVGSYFVFLRRLFILNLLLALFLSIPFVIVPQLASKEGTSVDSNFIDALANSFLFYGYYSEGSIGWGYSMSVAFLITNAFVFVVSFVYILRRMWIDYRRSKLSGLRNDFPFCWRVFLGWDYAISKKKGAGFKHAAITTQLKEEVQELKVQKKRYLLHYGQTMWFRVIANAIVFSLLGGSAYLVYFFVRRSEDRQSYSSNRFLALIERFELSLVLLGLRIVIIPIFEKVVLIERWHPRTAFKWTLVRTTTFYLGNVVVLLLSLLGEATNPSCTNSTNTTTTPLPTATPLPYVCCWETYVGVEIVKIVMIDFGGEIVAILLADVLRAMFVRYMCGEKLIGFHEFSITSNILRLIYGQSLIWLGTLFSPVLPSIQVVKLFLVFYMRRIVVVYTNVPPKRIYRASRSGNFIQVLLLLVLFASLLPFGYVIAALKPSTECGPFRSKAYIHQVISSELPTWLNDTLRVMGNPAFTVPVIVFLLLIIFYYGLLSRSYRDVIKDLRAQLHFERHEGSRKVFEIARQSQNTEQVEETTA from the exons ATGGCCGATCTAACGCCTGAAACTCCTCTGCTTGCAGAGGCGAATGAACGGCTAG TTGATGAAGATCTGCCGTATTCGAGAGTCTATCCGGCCGGTATTTCTCGCAGTGAGTACGTACGACGTCAGAGGTACGCCGGAGTACGATCCCgatctaaaaataatttgtCAAATGA AGCCAAGGGAGATGCTCTTCCTCTATCGCTTGAAGCTGCGGAGTTTGACGTTTACTCTTCGGTTCTTCAACAGCAGGAAATTCTTGATAATATCAAAGCTGAACCGTGGGCTATGGCGAAAAAGATACAATGTTACCG AAACGTAAAAGCCTCCatcgaagaaaaggaagaaagtCTCGCCATGCTAAAAAACATCAACTATCGGGGACTTCAGGCTGTTGGCGGAATGGCTCAGAAGGTAAAAGCTCTAAGCAAATCATGGAAACTCTGGGAGACTCCCATTCAATTAGTAGAAG GATATTTCGGAACTGGTGTTGGGTcttatttcgtttttcttcgtcgtctttttatCCTCAACTTGCTATTGGCTCTGTTCCTATCAATACCATTTGTGATTGTACCGCAG CTTGCCTCTAAAGAAGGAACATCAGTTGACTCCAATTTTATT GACGCTCTGGCCAACAGCTTTCTCTTCTACGGATACTACAGCGAAGGATCCATTGGATGGGGCTACAGCATGTCTGTAGCATTTCTTATCACTAATGcctttgtcttcgtcgtcagttTTGTGTACATCTTACGCAG AATGTGGATCGACTATCGCAGATCCAAATTATCTGGTCTCCGCAACGATTTTCCATTTTGCTGGAGAGTTTTTCTCGGTTGGGACTACGCTATCAGCAAGAAAAAGGGGGCGGGCTTCAAACATGCAGCCATCACCACCCAGTTAAAG GAGGAGGTTCAGGAACTAAAAGTGCAGAAAAAGCGCTATCTTCTTCACTA TGGACAGACGATGTGGTTCAGAGTGATTGCAAACGCGATAGTCTTTTCTCTACTCGGCGGCAGCGCTTACCTCGTATATTTCTTCGTCCGTCGTAGCGAAGATCGTCAATCGTACAGCTCCAATCGATTCCTCGCGCTGATTGAAAGATTTGAG CTCTCCTTGGTGCTTTTAGGCCTGCGCATCGTCATCATTCCaatatttgaaaaagtgGTACTGATAGAACGGTGGCATCCGAGAACGGCATTCAAATGGACTCTAGTCAG GACTACCACGTTCTACCTTGGCAATGTTGTAGTACTGCTCCTCTCTCTTCTCGGTGAAGCAACAAATCCAAGCTGC ACCAATTCTACAAACACGACCACGACTCCACTGCCGACAGCAACCCCTTTGCCTTACGTCTGCTGCTGGGAAACGTACGTCGGTGTTGAAATAGTCAAAATTGTCATGATCGATTTTGGTGGCGAAATCGTTGCTATTCTTCTGGCCGACGTCTTACGAGCAATGTTCGTTCGGTATATGTGCGGAGAAAAGCTT ATTGGATTTCACGAATTTTCGATTACGTCCAACATTCTTAGGCTCATCTACGGACAGAGTTTGATCTG GTTGGGCACACTCTTTTCTCCTGTTTTGCCTTCAATTCAGGTCGTTaagctttttctcgtcttctacATGCGTCGAATCGTTGTCGTCTATACCAACGTGCCGCCCAAACGAATCTACCGTGCGTCACGGTCGGGAAATTTTATCCAAGTTTTACTTCTGCTCGTCCTATTTGCTTCCTTGTTGCCCTTTGGCTACGTTATTGCAGC ATTGAAGCCCTCAACAGAATGCGGTCCGTTTAG ATCCAAAGCCTACATTCATCAAGTCATTTCTTCTGAACTGCCAACGTGGTTAAATGACACACTAAGAGTTATGGGAAATCCAGCATTTACTGTTCCAgtcatcgtttttcttct GCTTATTATCTTCTACTACGGTCTCCTATCTCGGTCTTATCGAGACGTCATCAAGGATCTTCGAGCCCAACTGCATTTC GAGAGACATGAGGGCAGTCGAAAGGTGTTCGAAATCGCCAGGCAAAGCCAAAACACCGAACAggtcgaagaaacgacggccTAA